The window CTGGGATGCACCCGATCCGCTCACGGAGGAGGGTGTCGCTGCTTCTCTCGCGCAGCTGGGAGCGCGGCCGTGGCAGATTGAAGCTTCTGCACACATCATTCACCAAGCCTTTGTGGAAGCCATGCAAGAGCCCGAGCAGGCTGACGAGACTGCTTCGTAGGAACTGGCAAAGGATTCCTGGCCCATTTTCGGCCCCTCTAGGATCGGGAAGGACCTGATACGTAGGAGGCATTGTGGCCGAGAGTCAAGAAGTCGTGTTCGTGGATGGGGTCCGCACCCCGTTCGGTCGAGCAGGCGAAAAGGGCATGTACTGGAACACCCGTGCGGACGATCTCGTCGTTAAAGCGATGATCGCCCTTTTGGAGCGCAACCCACAGCTGCCCAAGGACCGCATTGACGAGGTCGCCATCGCGGCGACTACGCAGACGGGAGACCAGGGTCTGACGCTCGGCAGGAGCGCCGCGATCCTCGCCGGACTGCCCCAGAGCGTGCCCGGATTCGCCATCGACCGAATGTGTGCCGGTGCCATGACGGCCGTGACCGCACTCTCCGGTGGAATCGCCTTCGGCGCGTATGACGTTGTCATCGCCGGCGGTGTCGAGCACATGGGTCATCACCCCATGGGGCAGGGTGTTGACCCCAACCCCCGGTTCGTCGCCGAGAAGCTAGTTAACGCTGAGGCGCTCAACATGGGAAACACCGCTGAGCGCATCCACGACCGTTTTCCCGAGCTGACGAAGGAGCGTGCCGACCGGTTCGCCCTGGGAAGCCAGAAGAAGTTCGCTGCCGCTGTTGCTGCCGGAAAGATCCAGCCGGACCTGGTCCCCATCGCCATCAAGACGGCAAACGGGTGGGGCCTCGCGACCCTGGATGAGGCTCCGCGGCCCGACACGACCATTGAGGGCCTCGCTGGTTTGAAGACCCCGTTCCGTCCGCATGGCCGCGTTACGGCTGGCAACTCGTCCGGGCTGAACGATGGCGCGACGGTCGGACTGCTCGCGAGCGCTGCTGCCGCTAAAGAACTGGGACTCACCCCTCGGATGAAGCTCGTGAGCTTCGCCTATGCGGGCGTCGAACCCGAAATCATGGGAATCGGCCCCGTGCCGTCGACGGAGAAGGCCCTGAAGAAGGCCGGACTCACGATTGACGACATCGGTCTCTTCGAACTCAACGAAGCCTTCGCCGTTCAGGTGCTCTCCCTGCTCGACCATTTCGGCATCGCCGACGATGACCCCCGGGTCAACCCGTGGGGTGGGGCAATCGCCGTCGGGCACCCGCTTGCCTCTTCTGGGGTTCGCCTCATGATCCAGCTCGCCCGTCAGTTCGAGGAGCACCCGGAGGTGCGCTACGGCCTCACCGCAATGTGCGTTGGCCTCGGCCAGGGTGGATCCGTCATCTGGGAGAACCCCAACTACACCGGAAAGAAGAAGTAAATGTCGACAGACTTCACCGAGCTTCGCGAACTCTCCACCGACGAGGTCGTGACGCACTCTCTCGTCTCCGACGTTCCTCTTTCTCAGGGTCGCGTTCTTGCCTTGATCACGCTCGACAACGGACGCGACCACACGAGGCCCAACACGTTCGGGCCGCTCGGCCTCATTGAACTGGGCGAAGTCCTGGATGAGCAGAAAGCGCGGGCTGCACGCGGGGAGATCGCGGGCGTCGCCATCACGGGCAAGCAGTACATCCTCGCGGCCGGTGCAGACCTCAGCAAAGTGGGCGAGATCCCGAGCCGCTCCGCGGCAAAGCAACTTGCTCAGCTGGGTCACGCGACCTTCGCCAAGCTTGACGAGCTCGGTGTGCCGTCGTTCGTGTTCATCAACGGTCTGGCGCTCGGCGGTGGCCTTGAGGTCGCTCTCAACGCCAACTACCGCACGGTCGACCGCTCGGGAGCAGGCATCGCCCTGCCCGAGGTCTTTCTGGGCCTCATTCCCGGGTGGGGAGGAGCCTGGCTCCTGCCCAACCTCATTGGCATCGAGAACGCCCTCAAGGTCGTTATCGAGAACCCCCTCAAGAACAACACGATGCTCAAGCCGCAGCAGGCGTTCGAGATGGGCATTGCTGACGCAATGTTCGAGCCCGCCAATTTCTTAGAGGAGTCGGTGAAGTGGGCCGATGGCGTGCTTAAGGGGTCCATCAAGGTCAAGCGGCCCAACGAGCCCGGCAAGATCGAGCGCGCGGTCAAGTGGGATATCGCAATCGGTATTGCCGAGAAAATGCTCAAGAGCCGCATTGGAACGGTTGCGAAGTCGCCTTACGCGGCACTTGAGCTGCTCAAGGCGGCCAAGAACACCGACAAGAAGACCGGCTTCGCTGCAGAGGATGAGAAGCTCTCTGAACTCATCGCTGGCGACCAGTTCGTGGCGAGTATCTACGCCTTCAACCTCGTGCAGAAGCGGGGCAAGCGCCCGGCTGGCGCACCAGACAAGGCGCTCGCCAAGTCCGTCACCAAGATCGGTGTCGTCGGAGCCGGCCTCATGGCTCAGCAGTTCGCATTGCTGTTCGTGCGCCGCCTCAAGGTCCCCGTGGTGATCACCGACATCTCTCAGGAGCAGATCGACAAGGGCCTGGCATACATCCACGGCGAGCTCGACAAGCTACTCGCCAAGGGAAAGCTGTCCCAGGATGATGCGAACCGCCTCAAGGCGCTCGTCTCTGGCACCACGGACAAGGCTGACTTCGCCGACGCCGACTGGATCATCGAAGCGATCTACGAGAACCTCGAGGCAAAGCAGAACGTCTTCGCCGAGATCGAGAAGTACGCTTCTGACACTGCGGTGCTCGCCACGAATACGTCGTCTCTCTCAGTGGAGCAGATCGGCGCCAAGCTTGCTCACCCCGAGCGGCTCGTTGGCTTTCACTTCTTCAACCCTGTTGCAGTAATGCCCCTCATCGAGGTCGTCAAGACGCCGCAAACCGACGATGCAACGCTCAGCACTGCAATGGTTGTAGCCAAGAAGCTGTTCAAGACTGCGGTCATTACGGCAGACACCCCGGGTTTTGTCGTCAACAGAGTGCTCGCAAAGGTGCTGGGCGAGGCGATGCACGCTGTCGACACCGGAACCCCGTTCGAGGTCGTCAATACGGCAAGCGCGCCACTCGGCCTGCCGATGACTCCGTTCGAGCTGCTCGAACTCGTCGGCCTGAAGGTCGGCGCTCATGTGCTCGATACGCACCATGCAGCGTTCCCTGACCGCTTCTTCGAGAGCCGCAATCTGCACTCCCTTGCGGAGCACGGCCGCATCTTCGAGCGGGACAGCAAGGGCAAGATCAAGGGCTTCGACAAGAAGGCCGTCGAGATCGTTTCTGGCGGTACTACCCCGATGACCGCCGACGAACTGCTGCGCCGCCTCGAGGACGGATTGGCAGACGAGATCAAGCAGATGCTCGATGACGGTGTTGTCGCGGCAGCAGAAGACATTGACCTCTGCATGCTGCTGGGCGCTGGGTGGCCGTTCCAGATGGGCGGCGTAACGCCCTACCTTGACCGGGTTGGTGCTTCGCAGAGAGCCTTTGGTGGAACGTTCCACACGCCCATGCTTCGCGGGGTCGGCAACAGCTAGACGAGCTTCACTAACAAGAAGGGCCCGGGAGGAATCCCGGGCCCTTCTTTAGTTCTCGGCGCTGCTTAGTTCTCGGCGTCGACTTGGTCCTGGGGCGCAGGCTCACGCTCCTGGCGTGCGACGGGGATCTTGCTGCCGAGCACCTGGGCGACGACGTCCCGGGCGATCTTCTGGGGGGTGAGCCCCACCTGCTCCATAATCTGGGCGCGAGTGCCATGATCGAGAAACTCATCGGGTAGA is drawn from Salinibacterium hongtaonis and contains these coding sequences:
- a CDS encoding thiolase family protein — translated: MAESQEVVFVDGVRTPFGRAGEKGMYWNTRADDLVVKAMIALLERNPQLPKDRIDEVAIAATTQTGDQGLTLGRSAAILAGLPQSVPGFAIDRMCAGAMTAVTALSGGIAFGAYDVVIAGGVEHMGHHPMGQGVDPNPRFVAEKLVNAEALNMGNTAERIHDRFPELTKERADRFALGSQKKFAAAVAAGKIQPDLVPIAIKTANGWGLATLDEAPRPDTTIEGLAGLKTPFRPHGRVTAGNSSGLNDGATVGLLASAAAAKELGLTPRMKLVSFAYAGVEPEIMGIGPVPSTEKALKKAGLTIDDIGLFELNEAFAVQVLSLLDHFGIADDDPRVNPWGGAIAVGHPLASSGVRLMIQLARQFEEHPEVRYGLTAMCVGLGQGGSVIWENPNYTGKKK
- a CDS encoding 3-hydroxyacyl-CoA dehydrogenase NAD-binding domain-containing protein produces the protein MSTDFTELRELSTDEVVTHSLVSDVPLSQGRVLALITLDNGRDHTRPNTFGPLGLIELGEVLDEQKARAARGEIAGVAITGKQYILAAGADLSKVGEIPSRSAAKQLAQLGHATFAKLDELGVPSFVFINGLALGGGLEVALNANYRTVDRSGAGIALPEVFLGLIPGWGGAWLLPNLIGIENALKVVIENPLKNNTMLKPQQAFEMGIADAMFEPANFLEESVKWADGVLKGSIKVKRPNEPGKIERAVKWDIAIGIAEKMLKSRIGTVAKSPYAALELLKAAKNTDKKTGFAAEDEKLSELIAGDQFVASIYAFNLVQKRGKRPAGAPDKALAKSVTKIGVVGAGLMAQQFALLFVRRLKVPVVITDISQEQIDKGLAYIHGELDKLLAKGKLSQDDANRLKALVSGTTDKADFADADWIIEAIYENLEAKQNVFAEIEKYASDTAVLATNTSSLSVEQIGAKLAHPERLVGFHFFNPVAVMPLIEVVKTPQTDDATLSTAMVVAKKLFKTAVITADTPGFVVNRVLAKVLGEAMHAVDTGTPFEVVNTASAPLGLPMTPFELLELVGLKVGAHVLDTHHAAFPDRFFESRNLHSLAEHGRIFERDSKGKIKGFDKKAVEIVSGGTTPMTADELLRRLEDGLADEIKQMLDDGVVAAAEDIDLCMLLGAGWPFQMGGVTPYLDRVGASQRAFGGTFHTPMLRGVGNS